A genomic window from Streptomyces sp. NBC_01429 includes:
- a CDS encoding ABC transporter substrate-binding protein, protein MPNLVRPLALGLALTATVVLSGCGAEVTPRDGNDKESASAAGDHYPVTVENCGEKKTYDKAPRRVVTNDVGITEIMFALGLEDHMAGYVMPDNKGDLTSVPWKGGYKKTTWLSKDRINKELVLDARADLVFAGWNYGFNEGDGFTPAELEKVGVDSYLLSESCRNGQGKARGVMAPLEALYTDLRNLGRIFDVEKRAGTLVARFRKQVAEAQAGALKGADRPRVFLYDDGRDKPFTSGAYAGPHDIITRAGGDHVMKDLKDSWTTVGWETVVARDPEVIVINNYGDTSADQKRKFLKSYPPLANVSAIKNDRIVVLDYVDLVESPRNPAAVASLAAALRNSNGCALRCPES, encoded by the coding sequence CGGAAACGACAAAGAGAGCGCGAGCGCGGCCGGGGACCACTATCCGGTGACCGTCGAGAACTGCGGTGAGAAGAAGACCTACGACAAGGCCCCGCGGCGCGTGGTCACCAACGACGTCGGCATAACCGAGATCATGTTCGCTCTCGGGCTCGAAGACCATATGGCGGGCTATGTGATGCCCGACAACAAGGGCGATCTGACGTCTGTCCCCTGGAAGGGCGGCTACAAGAAGACCACCTGGCTGTCCAAGGACAGGATCAACAAGGAACTGGTCCTCGACGCCCGCGCCGATCTGGTCTTCGCGGGCTGGAACTACGGCTTCAACGAGGGCGACGGATTCACCCCGGCAGAGCTGGAGAAGGTGGGCGTCGACTCGTACCTGCTGAGCGAGTCGTGCCGCAACGGGCAGGGCAAGGCACGGGGTGTGATGGCGCCGCTCGAAGCGCTCTACACCGATCTGCGGAACCTGGGGAGGATATTCGACGTCGAGAAGCGCGCCGGAACCCTCGTCGCGCGGTTCCGGAAGCAGGTGGCCGAAGCACAGGCGGGTGCGCTGAAGGGAGCCGACCGGCCGCGGGTGTTCCTGTACGACGACGGCCGGGACAAGCCGTTCACCTCCGGTGCCTACGCCGGACCGCACGACATCATCACCAGGGCGGGCGGCGATCACGTCATGAAGGACCTCAAGGACAGCTGGACGACGGTGGGCTGGGAGACGGTCGTCGCGCGTGACCCCGAGGTGATCGTCATCAACAACTACGGGGACACCAGCGCGGACCAGAAGCGGAAGTTCCTGAAGTCCTATCCTCCGCTGGCCAACGTCTCGGCCATCAAGAACGACCGGATCGTCGTCCTCGACTACGTGGATCTCGTCGAAAGCCCGCGTAATCCCGCGGCTGTTGCGTCACTCGCGGCAGCCCTGAGGAACTCGAACGGCTGCGCGTTGCGGTGCCCGGAGAGCTGA